One Alligator mississippiensis isolate rAllMis1 chromosome 16, rAllMis1, whole genome shotgun sequence genomic region harbors:
- the LOC132246627 gene encoding protein maestro-like isoform X1 gives MCDPVLEDEKLLKAVLSLLQQRARDTNNLVQQMAARGLGNIVYGAPEQLKTHQKAVVETLFQTSFVPARPEIREEGTRALTRVFKHLGTDAGPLVEDAAMHIRPFFNHDNDGLHAVAFSLFGALAGCMKRRQAFYKIQVRQSLGTLLLHLEDPNPQVAKECRTTLGLCCPYLGLRRVQAALAFHTQGSEQGKQEQLLRDVCRHLAREKPALLEGLCQAAQGHYSSSWPEIQMAAIQFTGILLEYAAPRSAGQIKVARLLSSLQTLGQDTSQEVQDVATQVAEAISKSPWGSILQEEENHGHTLPYITSLLCFGCLRPRSI, from the exons ATGTGTGACCCAGTCCTTGAAGATGAAAAGCTCCTGAAGGCAGTCCTTTCTTTACTTCAGCAGCGAGCCAGGGACACAAATAACCTTGTCCAACAAATGGCAGCCAGAGGACTAGGCAACATCGTGTACGGTGCCCCTGAGCAG CTAAAAACCCACCAGAAGGCCGTCGTGGAGACCCTGTTCCAGACATCATTTGTTCCTGCCAGGCCTGAGATCAGGGAGGAGGGCACGCGGGCACTCACCCGCGTCTTTAAACATCTGGGGACAGATGCGGGGCCCCTGGTTGAGGATGCAGCTATGCACATCAGGCCCTTTTTTAACCAT GACAACGACGGTCTTCACGCCGTGGCTTTCTCCCTCTTCGgcgccctggcaggctgcatgaaAAGAAGGCAAGCCTTTTATAAAATCCAGGTGAGGCAGAGCCTGGGAACACTCCTGCTTCACCTGGAGGACCCCAACCCGCAGGTGGCCAAG GAGTGCAGAACAACGCTGGGCCTGTGCTGCCCTTACCTGGGCTTAAGAAGGGTCCAGGCAGCCCTGGCCTTCCATACccaggggtcagagcaggggaagcaggaacagctgcTGAGGGATGTCTGCAGGCATTTG GCCAGAGAAAAACCTGCTCTTTTGGagggtctctgccaggcagcccagggacACTACTCAAGCTCGTGGCCAGAAATTCAGATGGCAGCCATCCAATTTACAG GTATCCTTCTGGAGTATGCTGCCCCCAGGAGTGCCGGACAGATAAAGGTTGCACGCCTGCTGAGCT ctctgcaaaCTCTGGGACAGGACACCTCCCAGGAGGTCCAAGATGTGGCCACTCAGGTTGCAGAGGCTATTTCTAAAAGCCCTTGGGGCAGCATATTGCAAGAAGAGGAAAACCATGGGCATACCCTTCCCTATATCACTTCATTGCTCTGTTTTGGGTGCCTAAGGCCCCGCTCCATTTAA
- the LOC132246627 gene encoding protein maestro-like isoform X2 produces MCDPVLEDEKLLKAVLSLLQQRARDTNNLVQQMAARGLGNIVYGAPEQLKTHQKAVVETLFQTSFVPARPEIREEGTRALTRVFKHLGTDAGPLVEDAAMHIRPFFNHDNDGLHAVAFSLFGALAGCMKRRQAFYKIQVRQSLGTLLLHLEDPNPQVAKAREKPALLEGLCQAAQGHYSSSWPEIQMAAIQFTGILLEYAAPRSAGQIKVARLLSSLQTLGQDTSQEVQDVATQVAEAISKSPWGSILQEEENHGHTLPYITSLLCFGCLRPRSI; encoded by the exons ATGTGTGACCCAGTCCTTGAAGATGAAAAGCTCCTGAAGGCAGTCCTTTCTTTACTTCAGCAGCGAGCCAGGGACACAAATAACCTTGTCCAACAAATGGCAGCCAGAGGACTAGGCAACATCGTGTACGGTGCCCCTGAGCAG CTAAAAACCCACCAGAAGGCCGTCGTGGAGACCCTGTTCCAGACATCATTTGTTCCTGCCAGGCCTGAGATCAGGGAGGAGGGCACGCGGGCACTCACCCGCGTCTTTAAACATCTGGGGACAGATGCGGGGCCCCTGGTTGAGGATGCAGCTATGCACATCAGGCCCTTTTTTAACCAT GACAACGACGGTCTTCACGCCGTGGCTTTCTCCCTCTTCGgcgccctggcaggctgcatgaaAAGAAGGCAAGCCTTTTATAAAATCCAGGTGAGGCAGAGCCTGGGAACACTCCTGCTTCACCTGGAGGACCCCAACCCGCAGGTGGCCAAG GCCAGAGAAAAACCTGCTCTTTTGGagggtctctgccaggcagcccagggacACTACTCAAGCTCGTGGCCAGAAATTCAGATGGCAGCCATCCAATTTACAG GTATCCTTCTGGAGTATGCTGCCCCCAGGAGTGCCGGACAGATAAAGGTTGCACGCCTGCTGAGCT ctctgcaaaCTCTGGGACAGGACACCTCCCAGGAGGTCCAAGATGTGGCCACTCAGGTTGCAGAGGCTATTTCTAAAAGCCCTTGGGGCAGCATATTGCAAGAAGAGGAAAACCATGGGCATACCCTTCCCTATATCACTTCATTGCTCTGTTTTGGGTGCCTAAGGCCCCGCTCCATTTAA